In Flavobacterium endoglycinae, one DNA window encodes the following:
- the atpH gene encoding ATP synthase F1 subunit delta has protein sequence MANTRAAIRYAKAILDLANSKGVAEAVNNDMKSIASAIETNEELSTFIQNPTTTVEVKQNALLEVFANVNDVTKGLFQLLFENKRFEILDAIAVEYTKVYDLSNGVEVAKVTTAIPMDAALEAKVLAKIATLSDKKITIENIVDPSIIGGFILRIGDKQYNASVANRLQVLKRELSN, from the coding sequence ATGGCAAATACGAGAGCAGCAATTCGTTATGCAAAAGCAATTCTAGACTTAGCAAACTCTAAAGGTGTTGCCGAAGCTGTCAATAACGATATGAAATCAATTGCATCTGCAATTGAGACAAATGAAGAATTGAGCACATTTATTCAAAACCCAACAACAACTGTTGAAGTTAAGCAAAATGCTCTTTTAGAAGTTTTTGCAAATGTAAATGATGTAACTAAAGGGTTATTTCAGTTATTATTTGAAAATAAAAGATTTGAAATTTTAGATGCTATTGCAGTAGAATATACTAAAGTATATGATTTAAGCAATGGCGTTGAAGTAGCTAAAGTAACTACAGCTATTCCTATGGATGCAGCTTTAGAAGCTAAAGTTCTGGCTAAAATTGCAACTTTATCAGATAAAAAAATAACAATCGAAAACATAGTAGATCCTTCAATTATTGGTGGATTTATTTTAAGAATAGGCGACAAGCAATACAACGCTTCTGTTGCAAACAGATTACAAGTATTAAAAAG
- a CDS encoding F0F1 ATP synthase subunit B, with protein sequence MEKLINQFEFGLFFWQVLIFVGLIFLLKKFAWKPILDAVNDREQGIKDALLSAENARKEMENLQADNQRILNEARAERDAMLKEAREMKEKMIADSKNEAQAQGQKMIEQAKAAIESEKNAAMAELKSQVSTLSLSIAEKLLKEELSNKESQTKLVEKMLGDVKLN encoded by the coding sequence ATGGAAAAGTTAATAAATCAGTTCGAGTTCGGTTTGTTCTTTTGGCAAGTATTAATATTTGTTGGATTAATATTTTTATTGAAAAAATTTGCATGGAAACCAATTCTTGATGCAGTAAATGATAGAGAGCAAGGTATTAAAGATGCATTACTTTCTGCAGAAAATGCAAGAAAAGAAATGGAAAATCTTCAAGCAGATAACCAAAGAATCTTAAACGAAGCGCGTGCAGAGCGTGATGCTATGCTGAAAGAAGCACGTGAAATGAAAGAGAAAATGATTGCTGATTCTAAAAACGAAGCTCAAGCTCAAGGTCAAAAAATGATCGAGCAGGCTAAAGCAGCTATCGAAAGCGAAAAAAATGCTGCAATGGCAGAATTGAAATCTCAAGTTTCAACTTTATCATTGAGTATTGCTGAAAAATTATTGAAAGAAGAATTATCTAATAAAGAATCTCAAACTAAATTAGTTGAGAAAATGTTAGGTGACGTAAAGCTAAACTAA
- the atpE gene encoding ATP synthase F0 subunit C: MNGLNFVGAGLIVIGAALGIGRIGGSAMDAIARQPEASGKIQTAMLIAAALIEGIGFAALFAA; the protein is encoded by the coding sequence ATGAACGGTTTAAATTTCGTAGGAGCTGGATTAATCGTAATCGGAGCTGCATTAGGTATTGGTAGAATTGGTGGTTCAGCAATGGACGCTATCGCTCGTCAGCCAGAAGCTTCAGGAAAAATCCAAACAGCTATGCTTATCGCTGCTGCCCTTATTGAAGGAATTGGTTTCGCTGCATTATTTGCTGCTTAA